TTAACCTTCCAGCTACTAGAAATGCCCAGGGGTGATTCTCTGCTGTACCTACTTGCTGGAAGCTGGAAAGTTTCAGCAGGCAAACAGTTAAACCCGgcgggaggagggggaggaggaggaggaggaggagagggttGGTTTCCTTTCCAGTTCTCATCATCCAGCATGCTCCGTTAGCAGTGCAGAGGTTAAAGCCTCAGAGGTACAGCAATACTATTTATAATCTCCAGCAATGTACTGACAGATTTGAAAGTCTGATTTCAGCCCTTTAAAGGCCATCTCAAAAAAAAGGGTAGCACTAGAAATGAGAAGAAGCTGACGTTTTCTCTCATTACTGTGAAGCAGAGGACATTTCTGAAGCTAAAGAGCATTACTGCAGAATAAATATGTTAAGCAATGCGGGAAACCAGATGAAGtcttaaatgaaaacattcatGTTAATGTTTAACCCCTTTCACTTAGGGGAGCTCTCTGCCCCAGCGACAGAATGAAGAATGCTGTCTGAATTCTGCTGAAGGACAATGGGActctcaatttatttttattatgctgCCGTCTCCTGGCTAATTTTGTACAAGGTAAGACTGAATAAATTTGATTGTAGGACTTCAGgtttttgctttccctttatTAGAACACaacatgttttaatttttgtaaagccataaatattttcacttctgaaagatcatttcactttaaaaaatactcaaGTCTGCATCTAGAATAAcgatttttgttttggtttggttttcacttTGTCATAGATGCAGAATAGAGCAGAGGTCACTACTAGTGTTGTTTGTATCATAAAAAACACATTACTTATGAATACTGTTATGCTTTGTTGCAGGCAGCTTAATTGTTTATAGCCCTATAACTTAATGGTTTAAATAGCTTTCATAGTATTTAACTTGTTATGAGGTCAAATACGCCatgtaaagagaaaaacaaacaggaaaacagaaaaaaacgaGCAGATATAAACAGGCAAACCTCCATAAAACAGTTCAATATTTATCGGTAAATACAGACAGTACTTTTAAGTAAGAACTGATTTAAAATTTCTAAGGCAGTATTAACTGGGTTtgatgaaaatacattttcttttactcGATGCGTCACACAGAACGATGCCACCTAAAATCCTGTGGCAAGAATGAACAGTGAACTGTACAATGATTTGTTACTATGAAATGCACTCCAGTGATGGAGTCTTGATGAACTGAGATGGTATTTCACAGGCTTATTTTCAGGCAAAAACATAATTCCATTTTTCTCTCGAGTTCACCTTTTTAATTGAAATGGAGGAGCTTAGGCTTACCACAACTAATTTCTGCTAAGCAATATTCATAAAAGCTGCCACAAAGGTGCTTGAAAACCCCAACCCCCTAACAGACTgtattgcctttttttgttttttcaagaatGTCAAACACTACTctgcacatttaaaaataaaagcgGCTTCATCCTTCAGATTTAGAGGAGTTATCTGTAACACTGAATAGGCTGCTTCAGAAAGACATCCTGGTAACAATATATAACAATAATAGTATTCTTGCATAATAAAAGTAAAAGGCAAGACAGACACAGACTGGGTTATGCTGGAACAGTGAATCTTCTCAAGAGTAGGACACCTTGCTCTTCAAGGGTAGAAAGAAATTTGGTAGCATAGTCCTTGACAGCAAACAAGAGGACAGGGGCGAGAGGATTCTCATCAGTGGCAAATTTCAGATGCAATGGAACAGCTGCAATTGTAGCTCTAAATCTGGTAAAGCACTAGCAGAAAGACAATGCTTTTATTCTATAATACAACCTGAGGCTGAATGTCAAATTCTGTTATCATAGGCATAGCTTCACCATTTAATCATTCCCCAGAAACACATTTATGCTGAAGAATGAATTATCTTGTCTTACTTTTATGCTGCCATATAAAATACAGCCTCTAGATTCCACACAGTTCAATAGGAAAAATCCATAGTAAACACTTAGCTTCCAGGGATCTGTCAGGCTGTTGTTATTAGAAGagtaataaaaatttaagtgtATGTAACAAACAGGCTCTCTAGGGAACTATCCTTTGCAACCTGTCCGCAAAGATGcatcaatgaaaaaaagaacaactgaTAAGCACACTCATTCTGCACAGATGTTCTACTCTGTACACAGCCCCAAATATTTCTATAATGCCCCGTGTTTTCTGAGCAATCTGTATGTCCAGAATGAACTGTTCCTGTGATATACCATAGAGACTGTATCACACTTATTAATTCTGAGCAACCTCAATGCTCCTCCTGTAATTATTCACTTcaaataaaacagtttttccGACTTCAAGTCCACAAAAATCAATGCTTCCCTAACAGACACTCCATCTTCTCCCTAacttctgctcttggggacaTAATGGCCCTTATGCAAATCTATTCTCAGCTCTGGAGTCAGCTGGTagcacagcccagcagtggTGTTTCAGTTTTACTGTGAAAATCCTGCCTTTCACCTCTCAGTGCTGTTCTCTTCTCCCGCTTTCCACGCAATATTGAGAAGCTGGCGCAGATTCAATTTGCTGAAGTTTTTTGTTCAAATGGATGACAGGCTCACATCATGCTTGTTTACCCAGTACACGTATCACTCAGGAGTTATGAAGATAAAATTATCTTCTGGGACTCCACTTCctaatgtttttctttgggCTGTGCAACTCACTGCAGAGGGAAGAGCGCTGCTGACAgaacagagaagcaaaatggATGAACGCTCCACCTAGCACACAACTCCACTTTCTGGAATGCTGAGCAGAACAGAGGCATTCTTCCAGCATGAAATCCAGTGCATACCAGTAAGGACAGTAAGATAAATACATTCTTTCCCAACAGCCTAATGAGACTGTAAAATTGCAACATTACAGAGGATTCATTCTCTTGGACAAATTCggtatttttaatgctttttgaATTTTATGCCTCGTTTCTGCTTGAACTACAATGTTGTCTTTATTTTTGAGCTTCTAAGACAGATAATTActgtgttttcattaaaaataaggatttttcacttttctaaTGGAAATGCAGAGCTCTCTAACTACAACAGCATTTCTATAAAGAAACTGCCTTTATAAAAATATGCTTGTTCTCTGCTACTACATTGTAACAAATACATTGTGATGGTGACAGCTACAAGGCATGAAAGATTTAGAGGTGAAATATCAACAgtgttaaaaacaaattaactgAAGACAAAAGTAATTCTCTTTGAAATTAACCTTTCTTAACTTAGCTATTAAGCTTAATGGCAGTAGGACCCTTCCCCCAAACCTGGAATTTTCTCTAGGAAGTTCTATGCCAAATGCTTCAAAGACTTTATGGAATTGCTGTAGGTTTCAGGACTGCTACACTCTTATTCTTCTGACATTTCAACAAAGtatacatatgaaaaaaaattaaactaaaatcTGCTCTGCCAATAGTCATGTTAAGTTACACAGTTGTCCCCATATACTAATGCTGGCAATATGTGTGCTTATCTCAGGATATGCACACATGCTAAAAATAAGAAGTGAGTGTTGTCCTCatgctttattttccaaagcACTAATACAAAGATGTcaagagaggggggaaaaaaaaaaaaaaaaagaaaaaaaatcagagtcaGAAACTTTAGCTGACTTTATAAGGATAAAACCCAGTGCGTGTATTTTGtggcttgtttttgtttcttcctctgtttatttaataaattttctGCTGATTAAATTTACTGAATTCTGGTCCTCCAGCAGAACTTAGTTTCCCAAGCTTTAAGGAAATCTCAgtagcagctttttttcagaCCACAGTGCTCATGCATCTTCCCTATTCCAAAGCTAGACCTCGACCAACCTACTGGCAGCACTGGATTCACCCACTGGCACACATTGCCTCAAAGTAGAAGAAACTTTTATCTGCTGGGTTAAGCACACCCTTGCTCAAATAATAATGCAATTTTGGGGTTCTTTGgataattttctttgttctaGACAGAACATGTTTCATGGCTCTGCAAGTACCATTTCCAGTGGCTGATTACATTGCAGCATGATCACGGGCACACACAGTCCCTCCTGGTAAGTGGTAGGAGTAACCTCAACACTTAGAAATGCTTTACTAACATGTCATTTATTGAAGTCAGAAAGGTTCTCTCCATCTCTTTATctcacttctgctttcagataGTCTGAAGCTTTATCACACTACAATGAGAAGACAgtatctggaaaataaaagatgaacCCGCTTGATGCAACAAAATCAGGATTTTTAGTGTGCATTGCTGTCTGCATGTTCATCTACACTTTCATCTACCTAAAAGATACACTTTCTGAAGAGCCAAATGCACAAAAATTTAATGCAAATATAGCAGAGTGTGGGTTTTACCCAGATGAACTTTGTTCAGCtctttttgtggggaaaaatgCTGCCTTTAAAATTGGAACCTTCTGTCAGAATATCCACCAACCTAAAACACTCAGCTGCATTCAGACTTCATGCAACTGCTCCATGCTTTTGAAGACTTTGCATTTTATCACAAAACCACTGTCAGATGAAGAAGGAAATTTCTCATTGGCATACATTATCACAATTCACAAGGAGCTGGAAATGTTTGTAAAGCTCCTAAGAGCTATATATATGCCTCAGAATATTTACTGCATACATGTGGATGAAAAGTCACCAAAAGATTATAAGGCTGCTGTACAAAACATTGtcaattgctttgaaaatattttcatttcctcgaaaagagaaaatgttgtTTATGCAGGATTTTCAAGATTACAAGCTGATATTAATTGCATGAGAGATCTAGTTAATTCCAAAATTCAGTGGAATTACGTTATTAATTTATGTGGTCAAGATTATCCcattaaaacaaacagagaCATTATAAGATACATCAAAAGTAAATGGAATGGTAAAAATATGACCCCTGGGATAGTCCAGCCACTTCACATGAAACACAGGACACAGGTTAGTTACAGAGAATATGTACGCTCTGGAGTGTCGTATGTGTATCCAACCAAGAATATGAAAGCTAAACCTCCACATAACTTGACAATATATTTTGGTAGTGCCTATTACATACTCACTAAAGAATTTGTAGAGTTTACATTGACTGATGCACGTGCAAAAGATTTGCTTGAATGGTCAAGAGACACGTACAGCCCGGATGAACACTACTGGGTCACACTGAATCGTTTGACTGGTAAGATGTATGTTATTTCTACTGGGAATAACTCCTGGACCAACAGCATTCTGAGGTGTCCAACACAGAGAGCTAGTGAGCTCCAGTTCAGAGCTTAACACCACCACTTAGTGGAGTTACATTGCATAAATATGGTCATTACTTCAGCCATGATGTAGCTCTTTCAAACAGTCACATCTGGCAAAGCTTATTTTCAGGAAAGCACTACTGATGGTGCAGGGCATGAGCTGCAAGGCTGGGAAAATGTTGAttaaaaaagtacatttttttgcTACGTAAAAG
This genomic stretch from Heliangelus exortis chromosome 16, bHelExo1.hap1, whole genome shotgun sequence harbors:
- the LOC139803665 gene encoding beta-1,3-galactosyl-O-glycosyl-glycoprotein beta-1,6-N-acetylglucosaminyltransferase 7-like; the protein is MNPLDATKSGFLVCIAVCMFIYTFIYLKDTLSEEPNAQKFNANIAECGFYPDELCSALFVGKNAAFKIGTFCQNIHQPKTLSCIQTSCNCSMLLKTLHFITKPLSDEEGNFSLAYIITIHKELEMFVKLLRAIYMPQNIYCIHVDEKSPKDYKAAVQNIVNCFENIFISSKRENVVYAGFSRLQADINCMRDLVNSKIQWNYVINLCGQDYPIKTNRDIIRYIKSKWNGKNMTPGIVQPLHMKHRTQVSYREYVRSGVSYVYPTKNMKAKPPHNLTIYFGSAYYILTKEFVEFTLTDARAKDLLEWSRDTYSPDEHYWVTLNRLTDAPGATPNADWEGNIRAIKWKDQEGTIHKGCKGHYIRDICVYGLGDLQWIIESPHLFANKFEPATYPLVMDCLERRYRLQVLHQAQVPIEDHWRFQEENYFNMKLNV